Genomic window (Cellulosilyticum lentocellum DSM 5427):
AAAAACGTGCATTAATCCTAGATTAATCACTACCATCAAATCATGTCCACAACATACTTGCCATTCATCATGATGTCTTGCTTTTAATTTTTTTACCTCTTTACTTATTACACTACTCTCCGTTTCTTTTGCTTTTTTACTTTCAAAAAGAACATAATCTATAAGTCTTGATAAATCCACTTGCAAGGTTTTCGTATCTATAAACTTTTCAAATTCCAGATTAGAAAAACGAAGGCCTAGTTGTTCCTTTAACGAATACCATCTTAAATAACCAATAAGTGCTACCTGTTTTATTAGGTAATCCCTAATAGGCATTTTAATGTGGGATTCGAATTTCATATATTTTTCTTTATCTCCATATTCGATACATATATTTTCAAAAGCATTAGACTTAATAAGCATACATTCTAAATCATGTCCATCTGTAACAAATACATTAGGTATCACTTCTAACTCTGGCTCTAAACCATCGAAATCTCTATCTGTAATTCCTAAAATACCCAAAGCCTTTTCCTCATTAAATACTTTAATACATGCCTCTACATTTTGTTTACTATCTGCTATAATCACTTCACAACAGCTAGGATCAATAAACTTACTATATAGTCTAAAGTCTGTAATTCCTTCCACTACCAAAAAGCTTTTATCTTTTTTCCCACTTCGTAGCATCTTAAGCTTAGTCACTAATCTGGTTGCACTCATATACTGCTTCATCAGCATTCCTCCAAACCAGTTGTTAAGTCCCATCTTCCATTAATGATATCTGGTGAATGTGTAGCAATAATTAATTTCACCTTCGTTAAAGTTGCAATAGCTTCCATATCTTCAAGGAAGCTCTGTTGCCATGCAATATGCAAAGAAATCTCTGGTTCATCTATTAAGATAATTGCATTAGCAGGTGATTTAAATAAGAGTTTAAAAAGCAAAATCAGTTCATTTTGCTCTCCTGAAGAAAGTTTATCTGCTCGTAATTTTTCCTTTGTAGGTACTTTAAATACAAAACCATCCTTCATATTGACTTCCATGACTTTATAAGAAAATCGCTTATTAATTAAAGTAGCTAATAAATTAATTTTAGTTGCCAAACTTTCAAAAGCTCTTAACTTTTCATGACTATCTTCAATATATAAAGTTAGCACTTTAAGAATTTTTTCATCTACTTGTGAAAGTTCTTCTGGTAAAGCTACTGGAACATTGGAAAAAAGCCCTGCACTTTCTAAAATGGTTCGTTTTTTCTCTAATTCTTGTAACTGCTCCCTTATCTCTTCTATACTTAGGTAAGATGCTTCTGTATCATTAAGGCGCTTAATCAGACGATTAGGAAAACTTCTATCTAACTCCTGTCCACAATAATTGGACTGTGCTAAAGCTTCTCTCATTAATTCACTTAATTCTTTAGCATACTCTAATACAGTGGGTAAAAACATGTGGGCAGCATCTGTATATTCCTTTTTCTCTAGCCATAGACGATCTGCATTAATTAAATAAATGGGCATTTCTTTAGTAATGCTTTTTAAACGATTTAAAATAGAAGCACTTAATTCAGCATTTTTGTCTAGACCTACTTGATAGGTCTCTTCAAATTGACCACTAATAAAATGATAGTACATTTCATTATTTTCCTTATAGACTTCCACTGTAATAGCTGGATCACAAACAATGATAAAACGTTTAAAGGGAATCTGCTGCAGTTCATCAATATAACCTTCTAAAATAGCTCTAATTAACTTCAAAATCGTTGTCTTACCATATCCATTAGGTGCATGAATAATTTTAAGACATTCCTCCTTATCAAAAGCAATGTCATAGTTATGAAGCCCATACAAATCTGTTACTTTAATATTTGTAATCAACATGCTACTCCCTCCCTATTATATGATAAGTCTATTATACCAATAAATGCTAAAAAAATCCTACTTTATCAAAATATTTAACCAACACTTGAACAATAAAAA
Coding sequences:
- a CDS encoding DUF4435 domain-containing protein, which translates into the protein MKQYMSATRLVTKLKMLRSGKKDKSFLVVEGITDFRLYSKFIDPSCCEVIIADSKQNVEACIKVFNEEKALGILGITDRDFDGLEPELEVIPNVFVTDGHDLECMLIKSNAFENICIEYGDKEKYMKFESHIKMPIRDYLIKQVALIGYLRWYSLKEQLGLRFSNLEFEKFIDTKTLQVDLSRLIDYVLFESKKAKETESSVISKEVKKLKARHHDEWQVCCGHDLMVVINLGLMHVFGNYNAKNLFPGQLEGNFRLAYTKEDFKQTQLYKQLVTWENKEQGYYLFKK
- a CDS encoding AAA family ATPase; amino-acid sequence: MLITNIKVTDLYGLHNYDIAFDKEECLKIIHAPNGYGKTTILKLIRAILEGYIDELQQIPFKRFIIVCDPAITVEVYKENNEMYYHFISGQFEETYQVGLDKNAELSASILNRLKSITKEMPIYLINADRLWLEKKEYTDAAHMFLPTVLEYAKELSELMREALAQSNYCGQELDRSFPNRLIKRLNDTEASYLSIEEIREQLQELEKKRTILESAGLFSNVPVALPEELSQVDEKILKVLTLYIEDSHEKLRAFESLATKINLLATLINKRFSYKVMEVNMKDGFVFKVPTKEKLRADKLSSGEQNELILLFKLLFKSPANAIILIDEPEISLHIAWQQSFLEDMEAIATLTKVKLIIATHSPDIINGRWDLTTGLEEC